One segment of Streptomyces sp. TG1A-8 DNA contains the following:
- a CDS encoding SagB family peptide dehydrogenase has translation MASDTLPAQLLVPDVAEGELWSLRDDAHLQEEDECLLLRSRWGTVRVPRPAPVLRHALRRMELGPTRLENVPGTDDLARRVGLLVALRRLGGLVVRSVGAADGRSPLLSVVPTAADASLRPVPVPADGPLRLSRFAALRSDGEGWVLESPLSAFRVVFNRPEAGWLIASLGSPATPRAAAERLPLPEREARTVLSYLVATGMVQPASDGAGEPRFAEDHDPALRPWSHHDLMFHWRSRPGRNDGVFGATYPLSGVQDAPPALKPLPPGPRIALAEPADGGGDGPAGLPLAEALARRTSVRDHGSRPLTLVQLGELLHRALGVRTAPAPGPEVPAGAPGRPPARANRPYPSGGACYELEFYLSVQRCEGLEPGVYYYAPAEHCLVRLPASDALRRGVLAEAGTGAGMATVPDVLLTMTARFARVSWKYSGLAYALTLKHVGVMQQTLYLLATALGVAGCAIGTGDTEQSARAFGLDWREESAVGEFALGSLPDGH, from the coding sequence GTGGCATCTGACACCCTTCCCGCCCAGCTCCTCGTACCGGACGTCGCCGAGGGCGAACTGTGGTCGCTGCGCGACGACGCCCACCTGCAGGAGGAGGACGAGTGTCTGCTGCTGCGCTCGCGCTGGGGCACGGTCCGCGTCCCGCGGCCGGCGCCCGTGCTGCGCCACGCGCTGCGGCGCATGGAGCTGGGACCGACGCGCCTGGAGAACGTGCCGGGCACCGACGACCTGGCGCGCCGGGTCGGGCTGCTGGTGGCCCTGCGGCGGCTGGGCGGGCTCGTGGTGCGGTCGGTCGGCGCCGCCGACGGCCGCAGCCCGCTGCTGTCGGTGGTGCCGACGGCGGCCGACGCCTCACTGCGCCCGGTCCCGGTGCCGGCCGACGGACCGCTGCGGCTGTCCCGCTTCGCCGCGCTGCGCTCGGACGGGGAGGGCTGGGTGCTGGAGTCGCCGCTGTCCGCGTTCCGGGTGGTGTTCAACCGGCCCGAGGCGGGCTGGCTGATCGCCTCCCTCGGCAGTCCGGCCACCCCGCGCGCGGCGGCGGAACGCCTTCCGCTGCCCGAGCGGGAGGCCCGGACCGTGCTGTCGTACCTGGTGGCCACCGGCATGGTGCAGCCGGCGTCGGACGGCGCGGGCGAGCCCCGGTTCGCCGAGGACCACGACCCGGCGCTGCGCCCGTGGTCGCACCACGACCTGATGTTCCACTGGCGCAGCCGCCCGGGCCGCAACGACGGCGTCTTCGGCGCCACCTACCCGCTCAGCGGCGTCCAGGACGCACCGCCCGCGCTCAAGCCGCTGCCCCCGGGCCCGCGGATCGCGCTGGCCGAACCGGCGGACGGCGGCGGGGACGGGCCGGCCGGCCTGCCGCTCGCCGAGGCCCTGGCGCGGCGCACCTCGGTACGGGACCACGGCAGCCGGCCGCTGACCCTGGTCCAGCTCGGGGAGCTGCTGCACCGGGCGCTCGGGGTGCGGACGGCGCCGGCCCCGGGACCGGAGGTGCCCGCCGGGGCCCCCGGCCGGCCCCCGGCCCGCGCGAACCGCCCGTACCCGAGCGGCGGGGCCTGCTACGAGCTGGAGTTCTACCTGAGCGTGCAGCGCTGCGAGGGCCTGGAGCCGGGCGTCTACTACTACGCCCCGGCGGAGCACTGCCTGGTGCGCCTGCCGGCGTCGGACGCGCTGCGCCGGGGGGTCCTCGCGGAGGCCGGGACCGGTGCCGGGATGGCCACCGTCCCGGACGTCCTGCTGACCATGACCGCGCGCTTCGCCCGGGTGTCGTGGAAGTACAGCGGCCTGGCGTACGCGCTCACGCTCAAGCACGTCGGCGTGATGCAGCAGACGCTGTACCTGCTCGCGACGGCGCTGGGCGTGGCCGGCTGCGCGATCGGCACGGGCGACACCGAGCAGTCCGCGCGGGCCTTCGGGCTGGACTGGCGCGAGGAGTCCGCGGTCGGGGAGTTCGCCCTCGGTTCACTGCCCGACGGCCACTGA
- a CDS encoding tetratricopeptide repeat protein → MRTSPSDGPDALLTALTACGADPGSPAWHDLARVVGTAARTETAVARLWPPAAAGPRRPDPAAWGDLARELDRVAARDAATRSALTHWLRRHAPASPSSPPPSSSPPSSTSLPPPSAPPPASGPAPGRTANAIGGGAVLHGPSVQARDVHGGIHFHPPAEAPRPRLPVPRQLPPVTARFVDREADRGVLDALRAQHPAHAHQVLVVSGLAGVGKTALVCHWLHEHAADFPDGQLYADLAGQAADGESGPASPATVLEAFLVALGVSSVPAGLAQRSALWRSITAGLRLAVLLDNAFTAAQVRPLLPGTPAGLTVVTSRNSLTGLRVDGASVHRLEGLPAAAAVELLAAGGGTRVAEEPAAAHEVVRLCGCLPLTVGLASAQLAVRPHRSVSALAGSLSRGQGAVGLLRVDGEAVMRTALDLSYDVLPEAGARLYRRMGLLPTDRHDLLVLAALAADGGREEDGGREEDGGREDGDAAEVAVDALVEANLLEETGPGTYRFHDLVRQHARRLGEETEDGDGRERALRRFVDWCLSTAASAEEILTPGHRLPGHDLPEGITAPTPLSGPEEALAWLDAHRGGLMGAVRHCARAGWHTSCWRLTDLLWPLFVRLRPSEMWIEAHRLGLEAARRSGSGPGEGRMLTSGAIGLRDAGRYAEAAEWYRQALEMATADGDARQRAQAVSGLGHISLLTGGLDEARGHFEEALRLRESVGYHRGAALSRRRLGETELAAGDLAAAAAHLHRAGAELEALGEAYEAARVLALLGHVLDRAGDREGGPRRLREALTRFRAGSARSEHWEARCLEWLGTAAESRGDPAEAAGHYTAARELFRRLDPAAADRLDDRLRRL, encoded by the coding sequence ATGCGGACTTCCCCTTCGGACGGACCGGACGCGCTGCTGACCGCCCTGACCGCCTGCGGTGCCGACCCGGGATCCCCCGCCTGGCACGATCTGGCCCGTGTCGTGGGCACCGCGGCCCGTACGGAGACGGCGGTGGCCCGGCTGTGGCCGCCGGCCGCCGCAGGGCCGCGGCGGCCGGACCCGGCGGCCTGGGGCGACCTCGCGCGGGAGCTGGACAGGGTGGCCGCGCGGGACGCGGCGACGCGGAGCGCGCTGACGCACTGGCTGCGACGGCACGCACCGGCCTCACCGTCGTCCCCGCCCCCCTCCTCGTCTCCCCCCTCATCCACCTCCTTGCCGCCGCCCTCGGCACCGCCCCCGGCATCCGGCCCGGCACCCGGGAGGACCGCCAACGCCATCGGCGGCGGCGCCGTGCTGCACGGCCCGAGCGTGCAGGCCCGTGACGTGCACGGCGGCATCCACTTCCACCCGCCCGCCGAAGCGCCCCGGCCGCGCCTTCCCGTACCCCGCCAACTGCCCCCGGTGACTGCCCGGTTCGTCGACCGGGAGGCCGACCGCGGGGTGCTGGACGCGCTGCGCGCCCAGCACCCCGCCCACGCGCACCAGGTCCTGGTGGTGAGCGGACTCGCGGGCGTGGGGAAGACCGCCCTCGTCTGCCACTGGCTGCACGAGCACGCCGCCGACTTCCCCGACGGCCAGCTCTACGCCGACCTGGCCGGGCAGGCCGCCGACGGGGAGAGCGGGCCCGCGTCCCCCGCCACGGTCCTGGAGGCCTTCCTGGTCGCCCTCGGCGTCTCCTCGGTGCCGGCCGGCCTCGCGCAGCGCAGCGCGCTGTGGCGTTCGATCACCGCCGGACTGCGGTTGGCCGTCCTGCTGGACAACGCCTTCACCGCCGCCCAGGTACGTCCGCTGCTGCCCGGCACGCCCGCCGGGCTCACCGTGGTGACCAGCAGGAACAGCCTGACCGGGCTGCGGGTCGACGGGGCGTCGGTCCACCGGCTGGAGGGGCTGCCCGCCGCGGCGGCCGTCGAACTGCTGGCCGCCGGCGGCGGGACGCGCGTCGCCGAGGAGCCCGCCGCCGCGCACGAGGTGGTCCGGCTGTGCGGCTGCCTGCCCCTGACCGTGGGCCTGGCGTCCGCGCAGCTCGCCGTCCGCCCGCACCGTTCCGTGTCCGCCCTGGCCGGCAGCCTGTCCCGCGGACAGGGGGCCGTCGGCCTGCTGCGTGTCGACGGGGAGGCCGTGATGCGCACGGCGCTGGACCTGTCGTACGACGTGCTGCCGGAGGCGGGCGCCCGGCTCTACCGCCGGATGGGGTTGCTGCCCACCGACCGCCACGACCTGCTGGTGCTGGCCGCCCTGGCGGCCGACGGCGGCCGGGAGGAGGACGGCGGCCGGGAGGAGGACGGCGGCCGGGAGGACGGGGACGCGGCCGAGGTGGCCGTCGACGCCCTGGTGGAGGCGAACCTGCTGGAGGAGACGGGCCCGGGCACCTACCGCTTCCACGACCTCGTCCGGCAGCACGCCCGCCGGCTCGGCGAGGAGACGGAGGACGGCGACGGGCGCGAGCGCGCACTGCGCCGCTTCGTCGACTGGTGCCTGTCCACCGCGGCCTCGGCGGAGGAGATCCTCACCCCCGGCCACCGCCTGCCCGGCCACGACCTGCCCGAGGGCATCACCGCTCCCACCCCGCTCAGCGGCCCCGAGGAGGCGCTGGCCTGGCTCGACGCGCACCGCGGCGGGCTGATGGGAGCGGTGCGGCACTGCGCCCGGGCGGGCTGGCACACCTCCTGCTGGCGTCTGACGGACCTCCTCTGGCCCCTGTTCGTGCGGCTCCGTCCGTCCGAGATGTGGATCGAGGCGCACCGCCTCGGTCTGGAGGCGGCCCGCCGGAGCGGATCGGGGCCGGGCGAGGGCCGCATGCTCACCTCCGGCGCGATCGGCCTGCGCGACGCCGGGCGGTACGCGGAGGCGGCCGAGTGGTACCGGCAGGCCCTGGAGATGGCCACGGCGGACGGGGACGCGCGCCAGCGGGCCCAGGCCGTCAGCGGGCTGGGCCACATCAGCCTCCTGACCGGCGGGCTCGACGAGGCGCGCGGCCACTTCGAGGAGGCGCTGCGGCTCAGGGAGTCGGTCGGTTACCACCGCGGGGCCGCGCTCTCCCGGCGGCGCCTCGGCGAGACCGAGCTCGCCGCCGGAGACCTGGCCGCGGCCGCCGCGCACCTGCACCGGGCGGGCGCCGAACTGGAGGCGCTGGGGGAGGCGTACGAGGCGGCCCGGGTCCTGGCGCTCCTCGGCCACGTCCTGGACCGTGCCGGGGACCGCGAAGGGGGACCGCGGCGGTTGCGGGAGGCGCTGACGCGGTTCCGTGCGGGCAGCGCCCGGTCGGAGCACTGGGAGGCGCGCTGCCTGGAGTGGCTCGGCACGGCCGCCGAGTCGCGGGGCGACCCGGCGGAAGCGGCCGGCCACTACACGGCCGCGCGGGAGCTCTTCCGCCGGCTGGACCCCGCCGCGGCCGACCGCCTGGACGACCGGCTGCGGCGGCTGTGA
- a CDS encoding DUF5994 family protein, protein MTTALLPPPSDTPLLRLRLAPRSTLPRRIDGAWWPRTHDLLAELPHLLAGLPRAWGQVVSVTVDGAAWTGTPGRMLVCNEVVRLVRSGAAHPPDTIVLMVPGQGRWDLLVVPPESTEQAAEAAMAGAAPGAHA, encoded by the coding sequence ATGACCACCGCACTGTTGCCCCCGCCGTCCGACACCCCCCTCCTGCGCCTGCGCCTCGCGCCCCGCAGCACCCTGCCGCGCCGCATCGACGGGGCCTGGTGGCCGCGCACCCACGACCTCCTCGCGGAACTCCCGCACCTGCTCGCCGGCCTGCCCCGCGCCTGGGGCCAGGTCGTCAGCGTCACGGTGGACGGCGCGGCGTGGACCGGGACGCCGGGCCGGATGCTCGTCTGCAACGAGGTCGTGCGGCTGGTCAGGTCCGGCGCGGCGCACCCGCCGGACACCATCGTCCTGATGGTCCCCGGCCAGGGCCGCTGGGACCTGCTGGTGGTACCGCCGGAGTCGACCGAGCAGGCCGCCGAGGCGGCCATGGCCGGCGCCGCGCCCGGCGCCCACGCGTGA
- a CDS encoding dTDP-4-dehydrorhamnose 3,5-epimerase family protein, which produces MEIHRTSVPHAYLLVPKVIEDERGCFYEAFRHDVLGEAIGRPMVPVQSNYSVSRRGTLRGLHGVLLPPGQAKVVTCVRGEVLDVVVDIRPGSPAYLRHTAHRLSAANGRAVFAAEGLGHAFLALTDDACVNYLCSTTFVPGTQLDLDALDPELGLPWREESRAGGFELLRSPKDRDAPTVAEARRAGLLASYEECVEHYATLAARG; this is translated from the coding sequence ATGGAGATCCACCGGACTTCAGTGCCGCACGCCTACCTCCTGGTGCCGAAGGTGATCGAGGACGAACGCGGTTGTTTCTACGAGGCGTTCCGGCACGACGTCCTCGGTGAGGCCATCGGGCGGCCGATGGTTCCGGTACAGAGCAACTACTCGGTGTCCCGGCGCGGGACGCTGCGCGGGCTGCACGGGGTGCTGCTGCCGCCCGGGCAGGCCAAGGTCGTCACCTGCGTCCGCGGTGAGGTGCTCGACGTGGTGGTCGACATCCGTCCCGGCTCCCCGGCCTACCTGCGGCACACCGCGCACCGGCTCTCCGCCGCCAACGGGCGGGCCGTCTTCGCCGCGGAGGGACTCGGGCACGCCTTCCTCGCGCTGACCGACGACGCCTGTGTGAACTACCTCTGCTCCACCACCTTCGTCCCCGGCACCCAGCTCGACCTGGACGCGCTCGACCCCGAACTGGGGCTGCCCTGGCGGGAGGAGAGCCGGGCGGGCGGTTTCGAGCTGCTGCGCTCGCCCAAGGACCGGGACGCCCCGACGGTGGCCGAGGCCCGCCGCGCGGGACTGCTCGCCTCGTACGAGGAGTGCGTGGAGCACTACGCGACGCTGGCCGCACGCGGGTGA
- a CDS encoding DNA-binding response regulator — translation MGIKVLLAEDMHMVRGALVALLNLEEDIEVVAEVADGDQIVPRALACGPDVAVIDIDLPGTDGLTAAAQLQKALPECRSMILTSLGRPGTFRRAVKAGVRAFVLKDAPPQELAQAIRRVQKGERVVDPELAMAAWDSGDNPLTDREAEVLRLAADGAEAGEIARRLFLSVGTVRNYLTASVVKLGARNRLDAVRIAREAGWV, via the coding sequence ATGGGCATCAAGGTCTTGCTGGCCGAGGACATGCACATGGTGAGGGGGGCGCTGGTGGCGCTCCTGAACCTCGAGGAGGACATCGAGGTCGTCGCCGAGGTGGCCGACGGGGATCAGATCGTTCCGCGGGCCCTCGCCTGCGGGCCCGACGTGGCGGTCATCGACATCGACCTGCCGGGCACGGACGGACTGACCGCGGCGGCCCAGCTCCAGAAGGCGCTGCCGGAGTGCAGATCGATGATCCTCACCAGCCTCGGGCGGCCGGGCACCTTCCGCCGCGCGGTCAAGGCCGGCGTCCGCGCGTTCGTCCTCAAGGACGCGCCGCCCCAGGAACTGGCCCAGGCGATACGCCGGGTGCAGAAGGGCGAGCGCGTGGTGGACCCGGAACTCGCCATGGCCGCCTGGGACAGCGGGGACAACCCGCTCACCGACCGGGAGGCCGAGGTGCTGCGGCTCGCGGCGGACGGCGCCGAGGCCGGTGAGATCGCGCGGCGGCTGTTCCTGTCCGTCGGCACCGTCCGCAACTACCTGACCGCGTCGGTCGTCAAGCTCGGGGCCCGCAACCGGCTCGACGCCGTCCGCATCGCCCGCGAGGCCGGCTGGGTGTGA
- a CDS encoding acyl carrier protein: protein MGHERRERAVVDIEGTGWEERRLREWLTGRLAARLGLAAEEARGIGPGTSFEQCGLDAVGALALAVDAESACGVLLEPTVAWDHPTVGSLARHLAREAERSRTARGEPAW from the coding sequence ATGGGACACGAGCGGCGGGAGCGCGCGGTGGTGGACATCGAGGGCACCGGATGGGAAGAACGGCGGCTGCGGGAATGGCTCACCGGGCGGCTCGCGGCGCGCCTGGGCCTGGCCGCCGAGGAGGCGCGGGGCATCGGCCCGGGCACGTCGTTCGAGCAGTGCGGGCTCGACGCGGTCGGCGCGCTGGCGCTGGCGGTCGACGCCGAGAGCGCGTGCGGGGTGCTGCTGGAGCCGACGGTCGCCTGGGACCATCCGACCGTGGGCTCGCTCGCGCGCCACCTGGCCCGGGAGGCGGAGCGCTCCCGGACGGCCCGCGGGGAGCCCGCGTGGTGA
- a CDS encoding acyl-CoA dehydrogenase family protein has protein sequence MLIPADTAPARPRTGTPDGADTAEGAVRERITALERFLGDPADDTNPFGRRALLDADARGEPLPAADAVPAGFGLGAEVVPAALGGRLERTDGLVRVLRALFRRSASLGVGHGVGPLLAALPVWASGTARQRRWTADLLLGGGTLAVAPREPDHGDRFAHGGFTAVPGRDGLLLDGRGPAVVGAARAGGLVVHARTFGGDGARGHGVLLLDTASLPADRFTVRPRHRAAGLRSCGVAGVEARACPVPSGALVGSAGEGAALAVRSNLFAQASVPGMVLGGGDTALRTAVWHAVGRAPGGDAAALSPQQRTVLARVFANLLVCDCLTLVAGRALHLLPARAALPAAVTGYVVPRLLRDSAYDLSTVLGARFHCDEGAYGVFRGYLRDLPLTGAGHVGGTASQSALVPQLPQAARRPWSRADAPPWDLFAVGGGLPALDVGRAVPRAGADPSAAALVSVARLLGAADGHRGGSRTGLLLRELVQGLAGELERLRARLRAVPGGGTTVLADPRVQALADRYALVSAGGACLGVWYRQRDAPGSFLAEPAWLVEALVGLAHRLGLPLPGRGVPTAEPVVREVLDRYHSARSYDLYGDRLYADGL, from the coding sequence ATGCTGATCCCGGCCGACACCGCACCCGCGCGCCCCCGCACCGGGACACCGGACGGGGCCGACACCGCCGAAGGGGCCGTACGGGAGCGGATCACCGCGCTGGAGCGGTTCCTCGGCGATCCCGCCGACGACACCAACCCCTTCGGCCGCCGGGCCCTGCTCGACGCCGACGCGCGCGGCGAGCCGCTGCCCGCGGCGGACGCGGTGCCGGCCGGCTTCGGCCTGGGCGCCGAGGTCGTGCCGGCCGCGCTGGGCGGCCGGCTGGAGCGGACGGACGGGCTGGTCCGCGTCCTGCGCGCGCTCTTCCGGCGCAGTGCCTCGCTGGGCGTCGGCCACGGTGTGGGGCCGCTGCTCGCGGCCCTGCCCGTGTGGGCGTCCGGTACCGCGCGGCAGCGCCGCTGGACCGCGGACCTGCTGCTCGGCGGGGGCACGCTCGCCGTGGCACCGCGCGAACCGGACCACGGCGACCGCTTCGCGCACGGCGGGTTCACGGCGGTGCCCGGCCGGGACGGCCTGCTGCTGGACGGCCGCGGGCCCGCGGTCGTCGGCGCCGCGCGGGCCGGCGGTCTGGTGGTGCACGCCCGGACCTTCGGCGGGGACGGTGCCCGCGGCCACGGCGTGCTGCTCCTCGACACCGCGTCCCTGCCGGCCGACCGTTTCACCGTCCGCCCCCGCCACCGGGCCGCCGGCCTGCGCTCCTGCGGTGTCGCGGGCGTGGAGGCGCGTGCCTGCCCGGTGCCGTCCGGGGCGCTGGTGGGGAGCGCGGGCGAGGGCGCCGCGCTGGCCGTGCGCAGCAACCTGTTCGCGCAGGCGTCCGTGCCGGGCATGGTGCTCGGCGGGGGCGACACGGCCCTGCGCACCGCCGTCTGGCACGCGGTGGGACGCGCGCCGGGAGGGGACGCCGCGGCGCTCTCACCGCAGCAACGGACCGTACTGGCCCGGGTGTTCGCGAACCTGCTCGTGTGCGACTGCCTGACCCTGGTCGCGGGGCGCGCGCTGCACCTGCTGCCCGCGCGGGCGGCCCTGCCGGCCGCCGTCACCGGGTACGTCGTGCCCCGGCTGCTGCGCGACAGCGCCTACGACCTGTCCACCGTCCTCGGCGCCCGCTTCCACTGCGACGAGGGCGCCTACGGCGTCTTCCGCGGGTACCTGCGGGACCTGCCGCTGACCGGGGCCGGGCACGTCGGCGGGACCGCCTCCCAGTCGGCCCTCGTCCCGCAGCTGCCGCAGGCGGCCCGCCGTCCGTGGTCGCGGGCGGACGCCCCGCCGTGGGACCTGTTCGCCGTCGGCGGCGGCCTGCCCGCGCTGGACGTCGGCCGGGCCGTGCCGCGGGCGGGCGCCGATCCGTCCGCCGCGGCCCTGGTGTCGGTCGCGCGGCTGCTCGGTGCCGCCGACGGCCACCGGGGCGGCTCCCGGACCGGGCTCCTGCTGCGCGAGCTGGTGCAGGGCCTGGCCGGGGAACTGGAACGGCTGCGGGCGCGGTTGCGGGCGGTACCCGGGGGCGGCACCACCGTGCTGGCGGACCCGCGCGTGCAGGCGCTCGCCGACCGGTACGCGCTGGTCTCGGCGGGCGGGGCCTGCCTGGGCGTGTGGTACCGGCAGCGCGACGCGCCCGGCTCCTTCCTCGCCGAGCCCGCCTGGCTCGTGGAGGCGCTCGTCGGGCTCGCCCACCGGCTGGGCCTGCCGCTGCCCGGGCGCGGGGTGCCGACCGCCGAGCCGGTCGTGCGAGAGGTCCTCGACCGGTACCACAGCGCCCGCAGCTACGACTTGTACGGGGACCGCCTGTACGCGGACGGCCTGTGA
- a CDS encoding 4'-phosphopantetheinyl transferase superfamily protein yields the protein MSAAGPHGTAVGPPLRLHGPAGPWRRVRRALHERGTVLVYGLLADWIPDDRESAGLRQLLGHDWARYEAMALAPVRDRFAASRRLIKYVAGCALRAAPASVELGYRPGGRPCLRGCDHLDISLSHTGDLLLLGITRRGGIGVDAEPADRRTLLTGTERRFWTPCESEALARIAEARRPREMVRLWTLKEAYSKAIGQGMRFRFSDFGFPPGGAPPRVLTPEGRPGTGDEWSFGSGRVGRYAVGWAVHDTGGTPGPADAVGRLDRGLVEALEALTGPPAPNPERND from the coding sequence GTGAGCGCGGCCGGACCGCACGGCACGGCCGTCGGGCCGCCTCTGAGGCTGCACGGTCCGGCCGGACCGTGGCGGCGGGTCCGGCGCGCGCTGCACGAGCGGGGCACGGTCCTGGTGTACGGGCTGCTCGCCGACTGGATCCCGGACGACCGGGAGTCCGCCGGGCTGCGGCAGTTGCTCGGGCACGACTGGGCCCGCTACGAGGCGATGGCCCTGGCCCCGGTACGGGACCGGTTCGCCGCCTCGCGCCGTCTGATCAAGTACGTCGCCGGGTGTGCCCTGCGGGCGGCGCCGGCCTCGGTGGAACTGGGGTACCGGCCGGGCGGGCGCCCCTGTCTGCGCGGCTGCGACCACCTCGACATCAGTCTGAGCCACACCGGCGACCTGCTGCTCCTCGGGATCACCCGGCGCGGCGGCATCGGCGTCGACGCGGAACCGGCCGACCGGCGCACCCTGCTGACCGGAACCGAGCGCCGGTTCTGGACGCCGTGCGAGAGCGAGGCGCTGGCCCGGATCGCCGAGGCGCGACGGCCGCGCGAGATGGTGCGCCTGTGGACCCTGAAGGAGGCCTACAGCAAGGCCATCGGGCAGGGGATGCGGTTCCGGTTCAGCGACTTCGGCTTTCCGCCCGGCGGCGCGCCGCCGAGGGTGCTGACGCCCGAGGGGCGGCCGGGCACCGGGGACGAGTGGAGCTTCGGCAGCGGCCGGGTCGGCCGGTACGCCGTCGGCTGGGCGGTGCACGACACCGGCGGCACGCCGGGCCCGGCGGACGCCGTCGGCCGGCTCGACCGGGGCCTGGTGGAGGCGCTGGAGGCGCTCACCGGTCCGCCGGCTCCGAATCCGGAGAGGAATGACTGA
- a CDS encoding sensor histidine kinase — translation MSMRGAQVRPFVEDSGGRSGSRASDHAEVDGPGLVALGTHAPPPRFALAVVFTVMTGFFAMQVVDILDEGITPVRLVTCVTVLPLTIVLQVAQTLPRLQRLRDCYGRWVLAAQVLLVVVPCLLLGWAWGGMGGFVGASALLVLPMRGAVPVFGLIVLMIAVSTGITEGFGTVAVPYMIVSTLLTGIIVYSLIRLATLAIAVHEARDDFARIAITKERLRFARDLHDLLGYSLSAITLKGELAYQLVVPEPERAREELQSIVATARQALADVREVARSYRSLSLLNELSSARSVLSAAGIEAHVKVDYDRLVTEADTALATVVREGVTNVVRHSKATRCRIEVTQRDGVVSLRMDNDGVQSCPAGRAGRLDGCGLESLTARMAAVGGYFTAGPTPDGGFRILAETAPA, via the coding sequence ATGTCAATGCGGGGTGCCCAGGTGCGTCCGTTCGTGGAGGACTCCGGAGGAAGGAGTGGCTCGCGGGCGTCGGACCACGCGGAGGTCGACGGGCCGGGGCTGGTGGCGCTCGGCACCCACGCGCCGCCCCCGCGGTTCGCGCTGGCCGTCGTGTTCACCGTCATGACGGGGTTCTTCGCCATGCAGGTCGTCGACATCCTGGACGAGGGCATCACGCCCGTCCGCCTCGTGACGTGCGTGACCGTGCTGCCGCTGACCATCGTGCTGCAGGTCGCGCAGACGCTGCCGCGTCTGCAGCGCCTGCGCGACTGCTACGGCCGCTGGGTGCTCGCGGCGCAGGTACTGCTCGTGGTGGTGCCCTGCCTGCTGCTCGGCTGGGCCTGGGGAGGCATGGGCGGCTTCGTCGGCGCCTCGGCGCTGCTCGTCCTGCCGATGCGCGGCGCGGTGCCGGTGTTCGGACTGATCGTGCTGATGATCGCGGTGTCCACCGGGATCACCGAGGGCTTCGGCACCGTGGCGGTGCCGTACATGATCGTGTCGACGCTGCTCACCGGGATCATCGTCTACAGCCTGATCCGGCTGGCCACCCTCGCCATCGCCGTGCACGAGGCGCGCGACGACTTCGCCCGCATCGCCATCACCAAGGAGCGGCTGCGCTTCGCCCGCGACCTGCACGACCTGCTCGGCTACAGCCTGTCCGCCATCACGCTCAAGGGGGAGCTGGCCTACCAGCTGGTGGTCCCGGAGCCCGAGCGGGCCCGCGAGGAGCTGCAGAGCATCGTGGCGACCGCCCGCCAGGCGCTGGCCGACGTGCGCGAAGTGGCCCGCAGCTACCGCTCGCTGTCGCTGCTCAACGAGCTGTCCTCGGCCCGCTCCGTGCTGTCCGCGGCGGGGATAGAGGCCCATGTGAAGGTGGACTACGACCGGCTGGTCACCGAGGCCGACACCGCGCTCGCCACGGTCGTCCGCGAGGGCGTCACCAACGTGGTGCGGCACAGCAAGGCCACCCGGTGCCGCATCGAGGTCACCCAGCGGGACGGCGTGGTCAGCCTGCGGATGGACAACGACGGCGTGCAGAGCTGTCCCGCCGGCCGCGCCGGGCGCCTGGACGGCTGCGGCCTGGAGAGCCTCACGGCGCGGATGGCCGCCGTCGGCGGGTACTTCACGGCGGGCCCCACCCCGGACGGCGGCTTCCGCATCCTCGCCGAGACGGCTCCCGCCTGA
- a CDS encoding DUF6059 family protein yields the protein MRDVLLGLGRAVVKVLASPGLQAVGAFFGAMTLGRVWYEAWDEPTRWELAAGRSAALGLMEPPPLHPERLCGDVPLSELELRLARELDAVTPEWPTP from the coding sequence GTGAGGGACGTGCTGCTCGGGCTCGGTCGTGCGGTGGTGAAGGTGCTGGCCTCGCCGGGACTCCAGGCGGTCGGCGCCTTCTTCGGCGCGATGACGCTCGGGAGGGTCTGGTACGAGGCCTGGGACGAGCCGACGCGCTGGGAGCTCGCGGCCGGCCGCAGTGCGGCCCTGGGCCTGATGGAGCCTCCGCCGCTGCACCCCGAGCGGCTCTGCGGCGACGTACCGCTGAGCGAGCTGGAGCTCCGGCTCGCCCGTGAGCTGGACGCGGTGACTCCCGAGTGGCCCACGCCCTGA